In one window of Vespa crabro chromosome 6, iyVesCrab1.2, whole genome shotgun sequence DNA:
- the LOC124425265 gene encoding protein Malvolio isoform X2, whose translation MENKQRHNNDETTTVPQQSTGNVRNNVKVTENTSLSPNNNQTYFADERVQIPEIEGTGFNFRKLWAFTGPGFLMSIAYLDPGNIESDLQSGSKANYKLLWVLLGATILGLIMQRLSARLGVVTGLHLAEMCYRQYKKVPRLILWIMIEIAIIGSDMQEVIGTAIALYLLTSGRLPLWGGVLITIIDTFTFLFLDKYGLRKLEFFFGLLITIMGITFGFEYIISKPPQVEVIKGMFIPWNMEYDSKILLQAVGIIGAVIMPHNLYLHSALVKSRDIDRRQSAKVKDANMYYFIEASIALLVSFIINVFVVSVFAHGLYNKTNEDIYDTCKASQIDIDSNLLPRNNMTFEADLYKGGIFLGCSFGMAAMYIWAVGILAAGQSSTMTGTYAGQFAMEGFLNLQWARWKRVLFTRTIAIVPTFLVAFYANIEDMSGMNDILNAIMSLQLPFATLPTVAFTSNPQIMGEFTNGIPNKIVATLISALVITINIYFVINTVDEVPHDWPVWLGIAIFAVLYLAFCIYLIIHMAVNMGAGTINNHWFIAKYICGPVDTNFGLSNPAIYARSNPTFTIKEELNESFVSIPHFW comes from the exons ATGGAAAATAAACAAAGGCATAATAATGATGAGACAACTACTGTACCCCAACAATCTACAGGGAATGtacgaaataatgttaaagtCACAGAGAATACATCTTTATCgccaaataataatcaaaccTATTTCGCTGATGAAAGAGTACAAATTCCTGAAATAGAaggt actGGTTTTAACTTCAGAAAATTATGGGCTTTTACAGGCCCTGGATTTTTAATGTCAATCGCATATTTAGATCCTGGTAACATAGAATCTGATTTGCAGTCCGGTTCAAAAGCTAATTATaag ttATTATGGGTTCTATTGGGTGCCACAATATTGGGACTTATTATGCAAAGGCTCAGCGCACGCCTAGGTGTAGTTACTGGATTACATTTAGCAGAAATGTGTTATAGACAGTACAAAAAAGTACCTCGACTTATTTTATGgataatgatagaaatagCTATTATAGGTAGTGATATGCAAGAAGTAATAGGGACAGCTATTgccttatatttattaacatctGGAAG ACTTCCTTTATGGGGTGGTGtacttattacaataatagatacatttacatttctatttttggATAAATATGGTTTACGAAAATTGGAATTTTTCTTTGGAttgttaattacaattatgGGAATTACTTTCGGTTTTGAG tATATCATTTCAAAACCACCACAAGTTGAAGTTATAAAAGGAATGTTTATACCATGGAATATGGAATATGATAGTAAAATATTGCTTCAAGCTGTAGGAATTATTGGTGCTGTTATTATGCcacataatttatatcttcATAGTGCTCTtgtgaaa TCAAGAGATATAGACCGAAGACAATCTGCCAAAGTTAAAGAtgcaaatatgtattattttattgaagcAAGTATTGCACTTCTTGTTTCcttcattattaatgtatttgtgGTTTCTGTTTTTGCACATGGTCTCTACAATAAAACCAATGAAGATATT tatGATACCTGTAAAGCAAGTCAAATCGACATAGATAGTAACTTATTACCT AGAAACAATATGACATTTGAAGCAGACTTATATAAGGGTGGTATATTTCTTGGTTGTTCATTCGGGATGGCAGCGATGTATATTTGGGCTGTTGGTATCTTAGCTGCTGGTCAATCTTCTACAATGACTGGAACTTATGCAGGACAATTTGCAATGGAAGGATTTTTAAACTTACAATGGGCTCGATGGAAGCGAGTACTTTTTACTCGGACGATTGCTATCGTCCCAACATTTTTAGTAGCATTCTATGCTAATATAGAAGACATGAGTGGCatgaatgatattttaaatgcTATTATGAGTCTGCAATTACCCTTTGCTACTTTACCAACAGTAGCCTTTACTAGTAATCCACAAATAATGGGAGAATTTACAAATGGAAT acCAAATAAGATCGTTGCCACTCTTATATCTgcattagtaataacaataaatatttattttgtaataaatactGTAGATGAGGTTCCTCATGATTGGCCAGTATGGCTTGGTATTGCTATATTTGCAGTTTTATATTTAgctttttgtatatatttaataattcatatggCAGTAAATATGGGTGCTGGAACTATCAATAATCATTGG ttcattgcaaaatatatttgtgGTCCCGTGGATACAAACTTTGGTCTATCTAATCCTGCTATATACGCAAG GTCAAATCCAACATTcacaataaaagaagaattaaatgaaAGCTTTGTATCTATACCACATTTCtggtaa
- the LOC124425265 gene encoding protein Malvolio isoform X1, with the protein MNNISEKYTMENKQRHNNDETTTVPQQSTGNVRNNVKVTENTSLSPNNNQTYFADERVQIPEIEGTGFNFRKLWAFTGPGFLMSIAYLDPGNIESDLQSGSKANYKLLWVLLGATILGLIMQRLSARLGVVTGLHLAEMCYRQYKKVPRLILWIMIEIAIIGSDMQEVIGTAIALYLLTSGRLPLWGGVLITIIDTFTFLFLDKYGLRKLEFFFGLLITIMGITFGFEYIISKPPQVEVIKGMFIPWNMEYDSKILLQAVGIIGAVIMPHNLYLHSALVKSRDIDRRQSAKVKDANMYYFIEASIALLVSFIINVFVVSVFAHGLYNKTNEDIYDTCKASQIDIDSNLLPRNNMTFEADLYKGGIFLGCSFGMAAMYIWAVGILAAGQSSTMTGTYAGQFAMEGFLNLQWARWKRVLFTRTIAIVPTFLVAFYANIEDMSGMNDILNAIMSLQLPFATLPTVAFTSNPQIMGEFTNGIPNKIVATLISALVITINIYFVINTVDEVPHDWPVWLGIAIFAVLYLAFCIYLIIHMAVNMGAGTINNHWFIAKYICGPVDTNFGLSNPAIYARSNPTFTIKEELNESFVSIPHFW; encoded by the exons ATGAACA ataTTTCGGAAAAATATACCATGGAAAATAAACAAAGGCATAATAATGATGAGACAACTACTGTACCCCAACAATCTACAGGGAATGtacgaaataatgttaaagtCACAGAGAATACATCTTTATCgccaaataataatcaaaccTATTTCGCTGATGAAAGAGTACAAATTCCTGAAATAGAaggt actGGTTTTAACTTCAGAAAATTATGGGCTTTTACAGGCCCTGGATTTTTAATGTCAATCGCATATTTAGATCCTGGTAACATAGAATCTGATTTGCAGTCCGGTTCAAAAGCTAATTATaag ttATTATGGGTTCTATTGGGTGCCACAATATTGGGACTTATTATGCAAAGGCTCAGCGCACGCCTAGGTGTAGTTACTGGATTACATTTAGCAGAAATGTGTTATAGACAGTACAAAAAAGTACCTCGACTTATTTTATGgataatgatagaaatagCTATTATAGGTAGTGATATGCAAGAAGTAATAGGGACAGCTATTgccttatatttattaacatctGGAAG ACTTCCTTTATGGGGTGGTGtacttattacaataatagatacatttacatttctatttttggATAAATATGGTTTACGAAAATTGGAATTTTTCTTTGGAttgttaattacaattatgGGAATTACTTTCGGTTTTGAG tATATCATTTCAAAACCACCACAAGTTGAAGTTATAAAAGGAATGTTTATACCATGGAATATGGAATATGATAGTAAAATATTGCTTCAAGCTGTAGGAATTATTGGTGCTGTTATTATGCcacataatttatatcttcATAGTGCTCTtgtgaaa TCAAGAGATATAGACCGAAGACAATCTGCCAAAGTTAAAGAtgcaaatatgtattattttattgaagcAAGTATTGCACTTCTTGTTTCcttcattattaatgtatttgtgGTTTCTGTTTTTGCACATGGTCTCTACAATAAAACCAATGAAGATATT tatGATACCTGTAAAGCAAGTCAAATCGACATAGATAGTAACTTATTACCT AGAAACAATATGACATTTGAAGCAGACTTATATAAGGGTGGTATATTTCTTGGTTGTTCATTCGGGATGGCAGCGATGTATATTTGGGCTGTTGGTATCTTAGCTGCTGGTCAATCTTCTACAATGACTGGAACTTATGCAGGACAATTTGCAATGGAAGGATTTTTAAACTTACAATGGGCTCGATGGAAGCGAGTACTTTTTACTCGGACGATTGCTATCGTCCCAACATTTTTAGTAGCATTCTATGCTAATATAGAAGACATGAGTGGCatgaatgatattttaaatgcTATTATGAGTCTGCAATTACCCTTTGCTACTTTACCAACAGTAGCCTTTACTAGTAATCCACAAATAATGGGAGAATTTACAAATGGAAT acCAAATAAGATCGTTGCCACTCTTATATCTgcattagtaataacaataaatatttattttgtaataaatactGTAGATGAGGTTCCTCATGATTGGCCAGTATGGCTTGGTATTGCTATATTTGCAGTTTTATATTTAgctttttgtatatatttaataattcatatggCAGTAAATATGGGTGCTGGAACTATCAATAATCATTGG ttcattgcaaaatatatttgtgGTCCCGTGGATACAAACTTTGGTCTATCTAATCCTGCTATATACGCAAG GTCAAATCCAACATTcacaataaaagaagaattaaatgaaAGCTTTGTATCTATACCACATTTCtggtaa
- the LOC124425265 gene encoding protein Malvolio isoform X5 → MSIAYLDPGNIESDLQSGSKANYKLLWVLLGATILGLIMQRLSARLGVVTGLHLAEMCYRQYKKVPRLILWIMIEIAIIGSDMQEVIGTAIALYLLTSGRLPLWGGVLITIIDTFTFLFLDKYGLRKLEFFFGLLITIMGITFGFEYIISKPPQVEVIKGMFIPWNMEYDSKILLQAVGIIGAVIMPHNLYLHSALVKSRDIDRRQSAKVKDANMYYFIEASIALLVSFIINVFVVSVFAHGLYNKTNEDIYDTCKASQIDIDSNLLPRNNMTFEADLYKGGIFLGCSFGMAAMYIWAVGILAAGQSSTMTGTYAGQFAMEGFLNLQWARWKRVLFTRTIAIVPTFLVAFYANIEDMSGMNDILNAIMSLQLPFATLPTVAFTSNPQIMGEFTNGIPNKIVATLISALVITINIYFVINTVDEVPHDWPVWLGIAIFAVLYLAFCIYLIIHMAVNMGAGTINNHWFIAKYICGPVDTNFGLSNPAIYARSNPTFTIKEELNESFVSIPHFW, encoded by the exons ATGTCAATCGCATATTTAGATCCTGGTAACATAGAATCTGATTTGCAGTCCGGTTCAAAAGCTAATTATaag ttATTATGGGTTCTATTGGGTGCCACAATATTGGGACTTATTATGCAAAGGCTCAGCGCACGCCTAGGTGTAGTTACTGGATTACATTTAGCAGAAATGTGTTATAGACAGTACAAAAAAGTACCTCGACTTATTTTATGgataatgatagaaatagCTATTATAGGTAGTGATATGCAAGAAGTAATAGGGACAGCTATTgccttatatttattaacatctGGAAG ACTTCCTTTATGGGGTGGTGtacttattacaataatagatacatttacatttctatttttggATAAATATGGTTTACGAAAATTGGAATTTTTCTTTGGAttgttaattacaattatgGGAATTACTTTCGGTTTTGAG tATATCATTTCAAAACCACCACAAGTTGAAGTTATAAAAGGAATGTTTATACCATGGAATATGGAATATGATAGTAAAATATTGCTTCAAGCTGTAGGAATTATTGGTGCTGTTATTATGCcacataatttatatcttcATAGTGCTCTtgtgaaa TCAAGAGATATAGACCGAAGACAATCTGCCAAAGTTAAAGAtgcaaatatgtattattttattgaagcAAGTATTGCACTTCTTGTTTCcttcattattaatgtatttgtgGTTTCTGTTTTTGCACATGGTCTCTACAATAAAACCAATGAAGATATT tatGATACCTGTAAAGCAAGTCAAATCGACATAGATAGTAACTTATTACCT AGAAACAATATGACATTTGAAGCAGACTTATATAAGGGTGGTATATTTCTTGGTTGTTCATTCGGGATGGCAGCGATGTATATTTGGGCTGTTGGTATCTTAGCTGCTGGTCAATCTTCTACAATGACTGGAACTTATGCAGGACAATTTGCAATGGAAGGATTTTTAAACTTACAATGGGCTCGATGGAAGCGAGTACTTTTTACTCGGACGATTGCTATCGTCCCAACATTTTTAGTAGCATTCTATGCTAATATAGAAGACATGAGTGGCatgaatgatattttaaatgcTATTATGAGTCTGCAATTACCCTTTGCTACTTTACCAACAGTAGCCTTTACTAGTAATCCACAAATAATGGGAGAATTTACAAATGGAAT acCAAATAAGATCGTTGCCACTCTTATATCTgcattagtaataacaataaatatttattttgtaataaatactGTAGATGAGGTTCCTCATGATTGGCCAGTATGGCTTGGTATTGCTATATTTGCAGTTTTATATTTAgctttttgtatatatttaataattcatatggCAGTAAATATGGGTGCTGGAACTATCAATAATCATTGG ttcattgcaaaatatatttgtgGTCCCGTGGATACAAACTTTGGTCTATCTAATCCTGCTATATACGCAAG GTCAAATCCAACATTcacaataaaagaagaattaaatgaaAGCTTTGTATCTATACCACATTTCtggtaa
- the LOC124425265 gene encoding protein Malvolio isoform X4: MNNISEKYTMENKQRHNNDETTTVPQQSTGNVRNNVKVTENTSLSPNNNQTYFADERVQIPEIEGTGFNFRKLWAFTGPGFLMSIAYLDPGNIESDLQSGSKANYKLLWVLLGATILGLIMQRLSARLGVVTGLHLAEMCYRQYKKVPRLILWIMIEIAIIGSDMQEVIGTAIALYLLTSGRLPLWGGVLITIIDTFTFLFLDKYGLRKLEFFFGLLITIMGITFGFEYIISKPPQVEVIKGMFIPWNMEYDSKILLQAVGIIGAVIMPHNLYLHSALVKSRDIDRRQSAKVKDANMYYFIEASIALLVSFIINVFVVSVFAHGLYNKTNEDIYDTCKASQIDIDSNLLPRNNMTFEADLYKGGIFLGCSFGMAAMYIWAVGILAAGQSSTMTGTYAGQFAMEGFLNLQWARWKRVLFTRTIAIVPTFLVAFYANIEDMSGMNDILNAIMSLQLPFATLPTVAFTSNPQIMGEFTNGIPNKIVATLISALVITINIYFVINTVDEVPHDWPVWLGIAIFAVLYLAFCIYLIIHMAVNMGAGTINNHWFIAKYICGPVDTNFGLSNPAIYASMGLQR, encoded by the exons ATGAACA ataTTTCGGAAAAATATACCATGGAAAATAAACAAAGGCATAATAATGATGAGACAACTACTGTACCCCAACAATCTACAGGGAATGtacgaaataatgttaaagtCACAGAGAATACATCTTTATCgccaaataataatcaaaccTATTTCGCTGATGAAAGAGTACAAATTCCTGAAATAGAaggt actGGTTTTAACTTCAGAAAATTATGGGCTTTTACAGGCCCTGGATTTTTAATGTCAATCGCATATTTAGATCCTGGTAACATAGAATCTGATTTGCAGTCCGGTTCAAAAGCTAATTATaag ttATTATGGGTTCTATTGGGTGCCACAATATTGGGACTTATTATGCAAAGGCTCAGCGCACGCCTAGGTGTAGTTACTGGATTACATTTAGCAGAAATGTGTTATAGACAGTACAAAAAAGTACCTCGACTTATTTTATGgataatgatagaaatagCTATTATAGGTAGTGATATGCAAGAAGTAATAGGGACAGCTATTgccttatatttattaacatctGGAAG ACTTCCTTTATGGGGTGGTGtacttattacaataatagatacatttacatttctatttttggATAAATATGGTTTACGAAAATTGGAATTTTTCTTTGGAttgttaattacaattatgGGAATTACTTTCGGTTTTGAG tATATCATTTCAAAACCACCACAAGTTGAAGTTATAAAAGGAATGTTTATACCATGGAATATGGAATATGATAGTAAAATATTGCTTCAAGCTGTAGGAATTATTGGTGCTGTTATTATGCcacataatttatatcttcATAGTGCTCTtgtgaaa TCAAGAGATATAGACCGAAGACAATCTGCCAAAGTTAAAGAtgcaaatatgtattattttattgaagcAAGTATTGCACTTCTTGTTTCcttcattattaatgtatttgtgGTTTCTGTTTTTGCACATGGTCTCTACAATAAAACCAATGAAGATATT tatGATACCTGTAAAGCAAGTCAAATCGACATAGATAGTAACTTATTACCT AGAAACAATATGACATTTGAAGCAGACTTATATAAGGGTGGTATATTTCTTGGTTGTTCATTCGGGATGGCAGCGATGTATATTTGGGCTGTTGGTATCTTAGCTGCTGGTCAATCTTCTACAATGACTGGAACTTATGCAGGACAATTTGCAATGGAAGGATTTTTAAACTTACAATGGGCTCGATGGAAGCGAGTACTTTTTACTCGGACGATTGCTATCGTCCCAACATTTTTAGTAGCATTCTATGCTAATATAGAAGACATGAGTGGCatgaatgatattttaaatgcTATTATGAGTCTGCAATTACCCTTTGCTACTTTACCAACAGTAGCCTTTACTAGTAATCCACAAATAATGGGAGAATTTACAAATGGAAT acCAAATAAGATCGTTGCCACTCTTATATCTgcattagtaataacaataaatatttattttgtaataaatactGTAGATGAGGTTCCTCATGATTGGCCAGTATGGCTTGGTATTGCTATATTTGCAGTTTTATATTTAgctttttgtatatatttaataattcatatggCAGTAAATATGGGTGCTGGAACTATCAATAATCATTGG ttcattgcaaaatatatttgtgGTCCCGTGGATACAAACTTTGGTCTATCTAATCCTGCTATATACGCAAG TATGGGTTTGCAGCGTTGA
- the LOC124425265 gene encoding protein Malvolio isoform X3: MNNISEKYTMENKQRHNNDETTTVPQQSTGNVRNNVKVTENTSLSPNNNQTYFADERVQIPEIEGTGFNFRKLWAFTGPGFLMSIAYLDPGNIESDLQSGSKANYKLLWVLLGATILGLIMQRLSARLGVVTGLHLAEMCYRQYKKVPRLILWIMIEIAIIGSDMQEVIGTAIALYLLTSGRLPLWGGVLITIIDTFTFLFLDKYGLRKLEFFFGLLITIMGITFGFEYIISKPPQVEVIKGMFIPWNMEYDSKILLQAVGIIGAVIMPHNLYLHSALVKSRDIDRRQSAKVKDANMYYFIEASIALLVSFIINVFVVSVFAHGLYNKTNEDIYDTCKASQIDIDSNLLPRNNMTFEADLYKGGIFLGCSFGMAAMYIWAVGILAAGQSSTMTGTYAGQFAMEGFLNLQWARWKRVLFTRTIAIVPTFLVAFYANIEDMSGMNDILNAIMSLQLPFATLPTVAFTSNPQIMGEFTNGIPNKIVATLISALVITINIYFVINTVDEVPHDWPVWLGIAIFAVLYLAFCIYLIIHMAVNMGAGTINNHWFIAKYICGPVDTNFGLSNPAIYASFFNTSETSLST, encoded by the exons ATGAACA ataTTTCGGAAAAATATACCATGGAAAATAAACAAAGGCATAATAATGATGAGACAACTACTGTACCCCAACAATCTACAGGGAATGtacgaaataatgttaaagtCACAGAGAATACATCTTTATCgccaaataataatcaaaccTATTTCGCTGATGAAAGAGTACAAATTCCTGAAATAGAaggt actGGTTTTAACTTCAGAAAATTATGGGCTTTTACAGGCCCTGGATTTTTAATGTCAATCGCATATTTAGATCCTGGTAACATAGAATCTGATTTGCAGTCCGGTTCAAAAGCTAATTATaag ttATTATGGGTTCTATTGGGTGCCACAATATTGGGACTTATTATGCAAAGGCTCAGCGCACGCCTAGGTGTAGTTACTGGATTACATTTAGCAGAAATGTGTTATAGACAGTACAAAAAAGTACCTCGACTTATTTTATGgataatgatagaaatagCTATTATAGGTAGTGATATGCAAGAAGTAATAGGGACAGCTATTgccttatatttattaacatctGGAAG ACTTCCTTTATGGGGTGGTGtacttattacaataatagatacatttacatttctatttttggATAAATATGGTTTACGAAAATTGGAATTTTTCTTTGGAttgttaattacaattatgGGAATTACTTTCGGTTTTGAG tATATCATTTCAAAACCACCACAAGTTGAAGTTATAAAAGGAATGTTTATACCATGGAATATGGAATATGATAGTAAAATATTGCTTCAAGCTGTAGGAATTATTGGTGCTGTTATTATGCcacataatttatatcttcATAGTGCTCTtgtgaaa TCAAGAGATATAGACCGAAGACAATCTGCCAAAGTTAAAGAtgcaaatatgtattattttattgaagcAAGTATTGCACTTCTTGTTTCcttcattattaatgtatttgtgGTTTCTGTTTTTGCACATGGTCTCTACAATAAAACCAATGAAGATATT tatGATACCTGTAAAGCAAGTCAAATCGACATAGATAGTAACTTATTACCT AGAAACAATATGACATTTGAAGCAGACTTATATAAGGGTGGTATATTTCTTGGTTGTTCATTCGGGATGGCAGCGATGTATATTTGGGCTGTTGGTATCTTAGCTGCTGGTCAATCTTCTACAATGACTGGAACTTATGCAGGACAATTTGCAATGGAAGGATTTTTAAACTTACAATGGGCTCGATGGAAGCGAGTACTTTTTACTCGGACGATTGCTATCGTCCCAACATTTTTAGTAGCATTCTATGCTAATATAGAAGACATGAGTGGCatgaatgatattttaaatgcTATTATGAGTCTGCAATTACCCTTTGCTACTTTACCAACAGTAGCCTTTACTAGTAATCCACAAATAATGGGAGAATTTACAAATGGAAT acCAAATAAGATCGTTGCCACTCTTATATCTgcattagtaataacaataaatatttattttgtaataaatactGTAGATGAGGTTCCTCATGATTGGCCAGTATGGCTTGGTATTGCTATATTTGCAGTTTTATATTTAgctttttgtatatatttaataattcatatggCAGTAAATATGGGTGCTGGAACTATCAATAATCATTGG ttcattgcaaaatatatttgtgGTCCCGTGGATACAAACTTTGGTCTATCTAATCCTGCTATATACGCAAG TTTCTTCAATACGTCGGAAACATCATTAAGTACCTAG